The proteins below come from a single Miscanthus floridulus cultivar M001 chromosome 1, ASM1932011v1, whole genome shotgun sequence genomic window:
- the LOC136464724 gene encoding uncharacterized protein encodes MGIDRSHIRPTGAPFHGIMPGNKAVSLGQIDLPITFKNSTNYRTETLTFKVVEFHGTYHAILGCPRYVKFMAIPNYTYLKLKMPGPCGVITIATSFWCAYECEVECYEHATTIVASKELAAIREEVVEEALDPKWSAGSFEPIEGAKEVLIYPSGPKGKVVHISTMLSSK; translated from the coding sequence atgggcatcgaccgatcacaCATTCGGCCGACcggggcacctttccatggcatcatgcctggaaACAAGGCCGTGTCACTTGGACAGATTGATCTACCCATAACCTTCAAGAATTcaaccaattataggacagaaacccttaccttcaaggtggtcgagttccacgggacctaccacgccatcctaggatgtccacgCTACGTGAAGTTTATggccatccctaactacacctatctaaagttgaagatgccaggtccatgcggggtcatcaccatcgctACCTCCTTCTGGTgtgcctacgagtgtgaggtcgagtgctatgaACATGCCACaacaattgtcgcctccaaagagcttgcggccatcagggaggaggtcgtcgaagaagcgcTCGACCCCAAGTGGTCAGCCGGGTCTTTCGAGCCTATAGAGGGCGCCAAAGAGGTTCTCATATACCCTAGTGgccccaagggcaaagtggtgcacatcagcaccatgctttcctccaaatag